The Coregonus clupeaformis isolate EN_2021a chromosome 8, ASM2061545v1, whole genome shotgun sequence genome has a segment encoding these proteins:
- the LOC121571489 gene encoding uncharacterized protein C1orf109 homolog, translating to MSKPVLLSVYQIFKKCFQSLENNQKVWNSVLAECKPLMVTLGNLEEQLRAFQKVKIANTPLHTFPDLHKRLHFKLLQAVDIVLGKLTDKMCSLQSVRDAISNQVSGAFQLYEQNIDTLDLATCTQRSAVAPSIADMLEWLQDAERYYRRQFLRRKNLLLTLRADDLSLLETAPKRWESLETPSGEERISDTLFKVSFFIESQ from the exons aTGTCGAAGCCTGTGTTATTGTCGGTTTaccaaatatttaaaaaatgttttcaaaGCTTGGAGAACAATCAGAAAGTATGGAATTCAGTTTTGGCTGAGTGCAAGCCTTTAATGGTTACACTTGGAAACCTCGAAGAGCAGTTGAGGGCGTTTCAAAAGGTCAAAATCGCCAACACCCCGCTTCACACCTTTCCTGATCTGCACAAGCGTCTTCACTTCAAGCTCCTACAGGCAGTGGACATAGTTTTGGGTAAACTCACGGACAAAAT GTGTTCTCTTCAGTCTGTGCGAGATGCTATCAGTAATCAGGTGTCTGGTGCGTTCCAGTTGTATGAGCAGAATATAGACACCCTTGACCTAGCTACCTGCACCCAGAGATCTGCAGTCGCTCCATCCATCGCTGACATGTTGGAGTGGCTTCAGGATGCGGAGCGTTACTATCGTCGACA GTTTCTGAGAAGAAAGAACTTGCTGCTGACACTGAGGGCTGATGACCTCTCCCTTCTGGAAACTGCTCCCAAGAGATGGGAGTCCCTGGAAACAcccagtggagaggagagaatatCAG ATACACTGTTTAAAGTGTCCTTTTTCATTGAGTCCCAGTGA